The following are encoded together in the Gouania willdenowi chromosome 14, fGouWil2.1, whole genome shotgun sequence genome:
- the LOC114475502 gene encoding insulin-like, translating to MAALWFSSLLLLLVSSAAAQAVAPPQHLCGSHLVDALYLVCGERGFFYNPKRDVDPLLGFLPAAQANVENEVAFKDQMEMMVKRGIVEQCCHKPCNIFDLQNYCN from the exons ATGGCAGCGCTGTGgttctcctccctgctcctcctcctggtCTCCTCCGCTGCAGCTCAGGCTGTGGCTCCGCCCCAACACCTGTGTGGGTCACACCTGGTCGACGCCCTCTACCTGGTCTGTGGTGAACGAGGATTCTTCTACAACCCCAAGAGGGACGTGGACCCCCTGCTGG GTTTCCTTCCCGCTGCTCAGGCTAACGTGGAGAACGAGGTTGCCTTCAAAGACCagatggagatgatggtgaagCGAGGGATCGTAGAGCAGTGCTGCCATAAACCCTGTAACATCTTTGACCTGCAGAACTACTGCAACTGA